The following are encoded in a window of Anas platyrhynchos isolate ZD024472 breed Pekin duck chromosome 30, IASCAAS_PekinDuck_T2T, whole genome shotgun sequence genomic DNA:
- the LOC139999919 gene encoding olfactory receptor 14A16-like: MYFFLLNLALLDLGCISTTVPKAMANSLWDTRAISYAGCVAQEFLFVFLMSSDCSLLTIMAYDRYVAICKPLHYGTLLDRRACAQMAAAAWGSGFLNAVLYTANTFSLPLCGENAVDQFFCEIPQILKLSCSHSYHRDLGLLTFSSFLFLGCFVFIVLSYVQIFRTVQKMPSEQGRHKAFSTCVPHLVVVSLLITTGVFAYLKPPSIFSPALDLVVAVLYSVVPPALNPLIYSLRMQALKDAIVKVLLWTFFRNHKCPISLHR; this comes from the coding sequence atgtacttctttctcctcaaccttgcccttctcgacctgggctgcatctccaccactgtccccaaagccatggccaattccctctgggacaccagggccatttcctatgcaggatgcGTTGCACAGgaatttctgtttgtctttttgatGTCATCGGACTGTTCCCTTCttaccatcatggcctatgaccgctacgttgccatctgcaagcccctgcactacgggaccctCCTGGACAggagagcttgtgcccagatggcagcagctgcctggggcagtggctttctcaatgctgtcctgtacactgccaatacattttccctgcccctctgcggagaaaatgctgtggaccagttcttctgtgaaatcccccagatcctcaagctctcctgctcacattCCTACCATAGGGATCTTGGACTTCTCACATTTAGTAGTTTTCTGTTcttgggttgttttgttttcattgttctcTCCTATGTTCAGATCTTCAGGACTGTGCAGaagatgccctctgagcagggacggcacaaagccttttccacatgtgTCCCTCATTTGGTCGTGGTCTCTTTGTTAATCACCACTGGtgtgtttgcctacctgaagcccccttcTATCTTTTCTCCAGCCCTGGATCTGGTTGTGGCAGTTCTTTACTCTGTGGTTCCCCCagcactgaaccccctcatctacagcctGAGGATGCAAGCACTAAAGGATGCTATTGTGAAAGTGCTTTTATGGACATTTTTCAGGAATCATAAATGTCCCATATCTCTCCACAGGTGA
- the LOC139999791 gene encoding olfactory receptor 14C36-like gives MYFFLLNLAVLDLGCISTTVPKAMANSLWDARAISYTGCAAQVFFFFFLFSVEYCLLTIMSYDRYVAICKPLHYGTLLGSRACAQMSAAAWGSGVLYALLHTANTFSLPFCRGRVIDQFFCEVPQILKLSCSDSHLREIRLLTFSVFVFLGCFVYIVLSYVQIFRAVLRMPSERGRHKAFSTCLPHLFVVSLFISTGIFSYLKPTSISSPSLNLAVAVLYSVLPQVLNPLIYSMRNQELKEAIRKVMSQMFSRMC, from the coding sequence atgtacttcttcctcctcaaccttgctgtcctcgacctgggctgcatctccaccactgtccccaaagctaTGGCCAATTCTCTCTGGGATGCTAGGGCCATTTCCTAcacaggatgtgctgcacaggtctttttcttcttctttttgttttcagtagaaTATtgtcttctcaccatcatgtcctatgaccgctacgttgccatctgtaAGCCACTGCACTacgggaccctcctgggcagcagagcttgtgcacAGAtgtcagcagctgcctggggcagtggggttctttATGCTCTGCtccacactgccaatacattttcactgccatTCTGCAGAGGCCGTGTTATTGACCAATTTTTCTGTGAAGTTCCCCAGATCCTAAAGCTCTCTTGCTCTGATTCCCATCTCAGGGAAATTAGGCTTCTCACATttagtgtttttgtgtttttggggtgttttgtttaCATTGTGCTGTCCTacgtgcagatcttcagggccgtgctgaggatgccctctgagcggggccggcacaaagctttttccacgtgcctccctcacctgttcgtggtctccctgtttatCAGCACTGGCATTTTTTCCTACCTGAAGCCCACCTctatctcctccccatccctgaacCTGGCAGTGGCAGTTCTATACTCGGTGCTGCCTCAAGTattgaaccccctcatctacagcatgaggaaccaggagctcaaggaagcCATTAGGAAAGTGATGTCACAGATGTTTTCCAGGATGTGCTGA
- the LOC119714814 gene encoding olfactory receptor 14C36-like, producing MAYDRYVAICKPLHYRTLLGSSACAQTAAAAWGSGFLYALLHTTNTFSLPLCQGNAVDQFFCEIPSILKLSCSDSYLREIGLLTFSGFLFLGCFVFILFSYVQIFRAVLRIPSEQGQHKTFSTCLPHLVIVFLFLSTGMFAYLKPPSISSPSLNLVMTVLYSVVPPAVNPLIYSMRNQELMNAIRTVMSWRVFRMCCGN from the coding sequence atggcctatgaccgctacgttgccatctgcaagcccctgcactacaggACCCTCCTGGGTAGCAGCGCTTGTGCCCAGacggcagcagctgcctggggcagtggctttctctatgctctgctgcacactaccaatacattttctctgcctctctgccaaggcaatgctgtggaccagttcttctgtgaaatcccctccatcctcaagctctcctgctcagactcctacctcagggaaaTTGGGCTTCTCACATTTAGTGGTTTTCTCTTtctggggtgttttgttttcattcttttttcctatgtgcagattttcagggctgtgctgaggatcccctctgagcagggacagcacaaaaccttttccacgtgcctccctcacctggtcATAGTcttcctgtttctcagcacaggcatgtttgcctacctgaagcccccctccatctcctcaccATCCCTGAACCTGGTGATGACTGTCCTGTACTCAGTGGTTCCTCCAGctgtgaaccccctcatctacagcatgaggaaccaggagctcatgAATGCCATTAGGACAGTGATGTCATGGAGGGTTTTCAGGATGTGCTGTGGAAACTGA